A region of the Vigna unguiculata cultivar IT97K-499-35 chromosome 9, ASM411807v1, whole genome shotgun sequence genome:
ACATTATAAAATCTTAttgtaactaattttttaattcaatataaatTCTTAGGACTCCGATTAGCATGCCTGTTCTCTTTTCTTAGGCCCCGTTTTCCCTCTTTATTCCCGGGATTGTTCAGGGTCTTTGTCCGGAATTTTGTTGAGCTTAAGTTCCCGTATTTCTACTGTAATTGTCATATAAGATATCTTAGTATTTATTACATTTGTTCATTttctgaaaaaagaaaaaaaaattacagtgaAGGAACTAACTAAATATGGAGATGATTGAATGGAATTCGTACAAGGAAAAAGGGTACTCCgctatttaagaaaaatagaaaacttgCCAAAGAATGTTTCTATTTACTTTCTCTCATTATGAATACAAAATGTACTCCTAATCTGATTGCATTTGCATTCGaaattcttctttttcctttccaaggtGATCCTCTTGAACATATATTTCACAATAAATTACAGTGTGCTATACAGTTGTATTTGCAGTGGAAAAAAAAAGTCCACTTCTACGATGAAGGTAGTGGTTTACAAGTCATAGACAAGGTACGAATCCTGCATGACTCATCTTTCCCGTCAGAAATGGTGCAAAGAATTGGATTGAACATATATACTGTATAATAAGGAAGATAAACAGAAGCAGTTCTTCATAACTCCATTGATGCTTAATGAAGTTCTTcactcaataaaaaaatattagtcttTACGCATATGTAAAGACTAACAATGTAGTGCCCCAACTACCAGTAATCTCCACAGGTACAAAATCCGTTTTTGAAATGATGAAACCGCTTGTTATCCCTTACAACAATATCCCTTCCAACAACTTTTGATACTAATTTGATTGCATTGTGACAGTCTACACATATGCGTAAATTTTTGCAAACCCTCAATGTTGTACCTTTAGCCGTATTTAATAGACCAAAAGAAATTGCAAGCTTCTCGCTATGGTTCTTCAGTATCTTAATCTTTTCCTCTTCTTCCAATTCATGAAGCACACAACTTGTGTCGGGTTTATAGCCaattttgcttatttttttctccaatttATTCCAAGTCTGCTGAATCTTCTTTGATTCCGAAAGTGATCCATCACTGACAATAAATCTATAAACCTTTCCTCCTATTTCAATCCAACTGCAGCCTGCGTCTTTATGAAGACCAATCTCCTTCATTCTCTGCCGTACCTTTCTCACCTCATCCCATTTTCCTAATCCAGCATACAAGTTTGATAGCAATACATAATTCTCAACTTTATATGGTTCCAATTCTAATAGCTTTTTGGAAACTTCCTCTCCAATATCCAAATCCCCATAATTCCTACAGGAACTGAGCAATGAACTCCATATACCTGAATCTGGTTCATCTGGCATCTCATTTACCAACTCTAAAGCTTCTTTCAATTGCCCTGCTCGACCAAGCATATCGATCACGCATGCGTAATGTTCTAACTTTGGCTTTACACCATACAAACTCTGCATCTGACCAAGATATTTCAATCCTTCTGTTACTATCCCAGCATGGTTGCAGGCCATTAACACTCcaagaaaagtaaaagaatcTGGCCTGCATCCATTATTTTGCATTAATTCAAACAGCTCAATGGCCTTCAGGCCATGCCCATGAATCCCATATCCTGCAATCATAACATTCCATACTGCTTCATCCTTGTTATCTACCCTATCAAAAATGTTCCGAGAATGTTCCATACTTCCACATTTAGCATACATGTCAATCAATGCACAAATAACAAAGGTATTGTCAGATAAATGAGCTTTCAGTGCAAAGGAGTGAACTTCTTTCCCAAGCCGCAATGATGAAACCTGTGAACAAGCGCCCAGAACACTCATTACAGCAATCTCTTGTGGCTCAATCCCACTTAAGAGCATTTGTTGAAATGTATCAAGGGCCTCACAAGGAAGTTCATTCTGTGAAAATCCAGAAATCATGGCATTCCAGCATACTAAACTCTTGTTTCCCATCTTATCAAAAATTAACTTTGCTCGTAATATACTGCCACATTGAATATAAAGTGACAACAACGATATTCCAAGAAATTTATCCAATTCTAAACCATTACGCATCATAAAACCATGAATCTCTTTGCCACAGCTAAGGAATTTCAAGTGCGCACAAGCTAAAAGAAGGCTACCAATAGTAAACCTATCAGGATTCAACCCAGAATCCCTCATCACAAGATACAAATCTAAAGCCTTTCTGGGAAGGCCATTTTGGGCGTGGGCACCAATCAGGGCATTCCAAGAGCTCACCGTTTTCTCTTCCATACCACAGAAGACACGCTCAGCACAATCCAGCAAACCGCACTTCGCATA
Encoded here:
- the LOC114162386 gene encoding pentatricopeptide repeat-containing protein At1g18485, yielding MASVSPPTLSFHHKLPIQHRSSWTWNRNKNNNHFPSFKVPKSSLSPPTTRKVHDHSRAKINHPHQPFLQRLHNLCDAGNLNEALNLLHSQTQNGVVSSSDVTKEAIGLLLRASALHKDIDVGRKLHAMVSASHRFRNDVVLNTRIISMFSACGSPSDSRSAFDAAKEKDLFLYNALLSSYARNALFRDAISLFLDLLYATELVPDNFTLPCVVKACAGVADAGLGEMVHALALKFGLFFDVFVGNALIAMYGKCGLVESAVKVFETMPERNLVTWNSMMYAYSENGGFEECYGVFKGLLSEEEGLVPDVATMVTVIPACATLGEVGMGMVLHGLAFKLGISEEMTVNNSLVDMYSKCGYLGEARVLFDMNGGRNVVSWNTMIGGYSKEGDFGGVFGLLRKMLVEDKVKVNEVTVLNVLPACSDELLTLKELHGYALRRGFQIDELVANAFVASYAKCGLLDCAERVFCGMEEKTVSSWNALIGAHAQNGLPRKALDLYLVMRDSGLNPDRFTIGSLLLACAHLKFLSCGKEIHGFMMRNGLELDKFLGISLLSLYIQCGSILRAKLIFDKMGNKSLVCWNAMISGFSQNELPCEALDTFQQMLLSGIEPQEIAVMSVLGACSQVSSLRLGKEVHSFALKAHLSDNTFVICALIDMYAKCGSMEHSRNIFDRVDNKDEAVWNVMIAGYGIHGHGLKAIELFELMQNNGCRPDSFTFLGVLMACNHAGIVTEGLKYLGQMQSLYGVKPKLEHYACVIDMLGRAGQLKEALELVNEMPDEPDSGIWSSLLSSCRNYGDLDIGEEVSKKLLELEPYKVENYVLLSNLYAGLGKWDEVRKVRQRMKEIGLHKDAGCSWIEIGGKVYRFIVSDGSLSESKKIQQTWNKLEKKISKIGYKPDTSCVLHELEEEEKIKILKNHSEKLAISFGLLNTAKGTTLRVCKNLRICVDCHNAIKLVSKVVGRDIVVRDNKRFHHFKNGFCTCGDYW